The following are encoded in a window of Psychrobacter sp. P11F6 genomic DNA:
- a CDS encoding thioesterase family protein, translating to MSAYYNFIKREQREDGVNVAHYQPTKHAQGAWNEHEQHMAPATGLLTAELNSYAPQENMRIARISLDILGLIPLDDFTITTRCIRPGKTIELIEAVMSSRGRDAIIARAWRLMTQDTTEIAGIEDQKAVHKPEELPIWEDMKGWPGGFIESVRLVADDTQRRPGRGMVWITNDVEMIEGKPTNDLVHLLGMVDTANGVVPRLGLGLSELEWMFPNTDLQIHMHRAPQGRWLGIEAVQQYGNDGIGLTSAVLHDINGPFGRSEQILTIRPMPR from the coding sequence ATGTCAGCTTATTATAACTTTATCAAACGCGAACAGCGAGAAGACGGCGTCAACGTCGCACATTATCAGCCCACCAAGCATGCCCAAGGCGCTTGGAATGAGCATGAACAGCATATGGCGCCAGCGACAGGATTGCTCACGGCTGAGCTAAACAGTTATGCGCCGCAAGAAAACATGCGTATCGCTCGTATCAGTCTAGATATCTTAGGATTGATTCCACTGGATGACTTTACCATTACCACGCGTTGTATTCGTCCGGGCAAGACCATTGAGCTGATTGAAGCAGTCATGAGCAGTCGCGGTCGTGATGCGATTATTGCGCGGGCATGGCGTCTAATGACCCAAGATACCACCGAGATTGCAGGCATTGAAGACCAAAAAGCGGTACATAAGCCCGAAGAGTTGCCCATTTGGGAAGACATGAAAGGCTGGCCGGGCGGGTTTATTGAAAGTGTGCGCTTGGTCGCTGATGATACGCAGCGTCGCCCAGGACGCGGTATGGTCTGGATTACTAATGATGTGGAGATGATCGAGGGCAAGCCGACTAATGATTTGGTGCATCTATTGGGCATGGTCGATACGGCCAATGGCGTTGTGCCTCGGCTTGGGCTTGGCTTGTCAGAATTAGAATGGATGTTTCCCAATACGGATTTGCAAATTCATATGCATCGCGCGCCCCAAGGTCGCTGGCTTGGCATCGAAGCGGTGCAGCAGTATGGCAATGACGGCATTGGCTTAACGAGCGCCGTGTTGCATGACATCAATGGCCCTTTTGGTCGTAGTGAGCAAATATTGACCATTCGTCCGATGCCGCGTTAA
- the rpmG gene encoding 50S ribosomal protein L33, with the protein MRDKIKLVSTAGTGYYYTTTKNKRTMPGKMEMKKFDPKIRQHVMFKEAKIK; encoded by the coding sequence ATGAGAGATAAAATTAAATTAGTATCAACAGCTGGTACTGGGTATTACTACACCACTACTAAAAACAAACGCACTATGCCTGGCAAAATGGAAATGAAGAAATTCGATCCAAAAATTCGCCAGCACGTGATGTTTAAAGAAGCTAAGATCAAATAA
- the rpe gene encoding ribulose-phosphate 3-epimerase — MIIPSKPYLIAPSILSADFARLGEEVERVLESGADVIHFDVMDNHYVPNLTFGSMICKALRDYGIDAPIDVHLMVSPVDGMIEQFLEAGASVITFHPEASGHIDRSLQLIKDGGAECGLVLNPATPLHYLDYVMDKVDQILLMSVNPGFGGQSFIEGTLEKVRQVRQRIITSGRDIRLEVDGGIKASNIRAIAEAGADMFVAGSAIFSQDDYKVAIDAMRAELALANGNE, encoded by the coding sequence ATGATTATTCCTTCTAAACCTTATCTTATCGCTCCATCAATACTCTCAGCTGATTTTGCACGTCTAGGTGAAGAAGTTGAAAGGGTGTTGGAATCAGGTGCTGATGTGATTCATTTTGATGTAATGGACAACCATTATGTACCCAATCTCACCTTTGGCAGTATGATTTGTAAGGCGCTACGTGATTATGGGATTGATGCACCAATCGATGTGCATTTGATGGTCTCGCCAGTTGACGGCATGATTGAGCAGTTTTTGGAAGCAGGTGCGAGTGTTATCACTTTTCATCCAGAAGCCAGTGGGCATATTGATCGCTCTTTACAACTGATCAAAGATGGCGGTGCTGAATGTGGTTTAGTATTGAATCCAGCAACGCCATTACATTATTTAGACTATGTGATGGACAAGGTAGATCAAATTTTATTGATGAGCGTCAACCCAGGTTTTGGCGGTCAGTCATTTATTGAAGGGACGTTAGAAAAAGTGCGCCAAGTCCGTCAGCGCATCATCACCAGTGGTCGTGATATCAGATTAGAAGTAGATGGCGGTATCAAAGCCAGTAATATCCGAGCCATTGCCGAAGCGGGTGCTGATATGTTTGTGGCAGGGTCGGCGATCTTTAGCCAAGATGACTATAAAGTGGCTATTGATGCTATGCGTGCTGAGCTGGCTTTGGCTAATGGTAACGAATAA
- a CDS encoding Ig-like domain-containing protein gives MSYSSLPFTSKLFQLTALTISLTLAGCGGGGDTVDSVAPAPDIGLVPVVPDNQNPGDQGSGDQEESTIKASEIYILSNYTSINVNMAKDTSIKIEALILDENNGVLDNKTVTFKITDPKATGLFSTSSSRVVTDEKGRAVIELQATNKLTAAQSDFLIKTGLTVEVSVDGIQQSITLFGKENNTNTQKDDVYDVFISSDKTELLTGADTATVNIRVTDKKGGIVAGVPVIIGITDAALYGLSLSSPSKQVTNEQGLIAVQLVQSRVSIDAQLNHESLLTIVVDDEKNSIVEQSFPIIVSGTRASNVVSSKNIVSTGENFSVSGQILDGAAKPINRANVVLYNNNVEVSTGSTDNNGNFRFDLNSATLKTSDDDSYVFSLEIKGTESSQRISNILTVGSTVSSSMNFEQITDIKVNNRTKVTLNVPDGANGESVVIITNKGKVFASMGEAQTAGSSRRILTVTNKKVEFFIESSVPDSATITATHRSVGQPDNTKQTVLSFVSVSPTKLLLQTERSVLSVGGATEVIARVLDANDAPVKNAIVQFTTIKDSSGGSLGQGVAYTDASGLARVTYNAGQNPTQTDGVIIEAEVNFLQLPDKTELKVNDPDKNLRKTTEISVQTKSTFISFAFADKVSAGERQVYYFQKGSISVLNSTGKPAINQPVSINLNPSSYIKGEFFVGINQILDKVWDRRALLFPIVTDPAADRYGFPVSCNNEDTNNNGILDIGEDVNGNGQLDPINVAAVLDKDGNEVNSSQNFNFTTDQFGKVDFSIRYPKEYAEWYKAKVTVNTSVDGSESQQSRTIGFPVLIDDVDISEPIRPNWVSPFGIYNTCFEAN, from the coding sequence ATGTCATATAGCTCATTACCTTTTACCTCTAAATTATTTCAGCTTACGGCGTTAACAATATCACTAACTCTAGCTGGATGTGGTGGTGGCGGTGATACTGTGGATTCTGTTGCACCAGCGCCTGATATTGGATTGGTTCCAGTAGTTCCTGATAATCAAAATCCTGGTGATCAAGGTTCAGGCGATCAAGAAGAGTCAACGATTAAAGCAAGCGAAATATACATATTATCTAACTATACTAGTATTAACGTAAATATGGCAAAAGACACTTCTATAAAAATAGAGGCGCTTATACTAGATGAGAATAACGGTGTGTTAGACAATAAGACCGTTACCTTTAAGATCACTGATCCTAAAGCTACAGGGCTGTTTAGCACTTCTAGCTCTAGAGTTGTTACTGACGAAAAAGGTAGGGCAGTTATTGAGCTGCAAGCAACAAATAAGTTGACTGCTGCTCAAAGTGATTTCCTTATTAAAACTGGTTTAACAGTAGAAGTTAGCGTTGATGGCATTCAGCAATCTATCACCCTATTCGGAAAAGAAAATAATACCAATACTCAAAAAGATGATGTTTATGATGTGTTTATTTCATCTGATAAAACTGAGTTATTGACCGGTGCAGATACAGCAACAGTAAATATTAGAGTTACTGATAAAAAAGGCGGTATTGTTGCAGGTGTTCCTGTGATTATAGGCATCACTGATGCTGCATTATATGGTTTGTCTCTAAGCAGTCCTTCTAAGCAAGTCACTAATGAGCAGGGGCTTATCGCTGTTCAGCTAGTACAGAGCAGAGTAAGTATCGACGCTCAATTAAATCATGAGAGTCTACTAACCATCGTTGTTGATGATGAAAAGAATAGTATCGTTGAGCAAAGTTTTCCTATTATAGTGTCAGGTACTCGTGCGAGTAATGTGGTGTCTTCCAAAAACATAGTAAGTACAGGAGAGAATTTCTCAGTATCTGGGCAAATTCTTGACGGTGCAGCGAAGCCTATCAATCGTGCAAATGTAGTGTTATATAATAATAACGTAGAAGTAAGTACTGGTAGTACTGACAATAATGGTAATTTTAGATTTGATTTAAACTCTGCTACGTTAAAAACTTCAGATGATGACAGTTATGTATTTAGTCTTGAGATTAAGGGTACTGAGAGTAGTCAGCGTATTTCTAATATATTGACGGTAGGATCTACTGTCAGCTCAAGTATGAATTTTGAACAAATTACTGATATTAAAGTTAATAATAGAACGAAAGTAACGCTTAACGTCCCAGATGGAGCGAATGGCGAAAGCGTAGTTATCATCACCAATAAAGGTAAGGTTTTTGCAAGTATGGGAGAAGCGCAGACTGCAGGTAGCTCTCGTCGCATATTAACCGTAACGAATAAAAAGGTTGAGTTCTTCATCGAATCAAGTGTGCCTGATAGCGCCACGATAACAGCAACACATAGAAGTGTAGGACAGCCAGATAATACTAAGCAAACTGTACTAAGCTTTGTATCAGTTAGCCCAACTAAATTGCTATTACAGACTGAGCGTTCTGTTCTTAGTGTTGGCGGCGCTACTGAAGTCATTGCTCGTGTATTGGATGCCAATGATGCGCCAGTCAAAAACGCCATCGTACAGTTCACGACGATCAAAGATTCTTCTGGCGGTAGCTTAGGCCAAGGGGTTGCTTATACTGATGCAAGTGGTTTGGCAAGGGTGACCTATAATGCCGGCCAGAATCCAACTCAGACCGATGGCGTAATCATTGAAGCCGAGGTAAATTTCCTCCAATTGCCAGACAAGACTGAACTCAAAGTAAACGACCCAGACAAAAATCTTAGAAAGACTACAGAAATTTCTGTACAAACGAAATCAACATTTATCAGTTTTGCTTTTGCGGATAAGGTTTCTGCTGGTGAGCGTCAGGTCTATTATTTCCAAAAGGGTTCAATCAGTGTCCTCAACAGTACAGGTAAGCCAGCAATTAATCAGCCAGTATCGATCAACTTGAACCCTAGCAGCTACATAAAAGGTGAGTTTTTTGTTGGTATAAATCAAATACTTGATAAAGTTTGGGATCGTCGTGCTCTTTTGTTCCCTATAGTTACTGATCCAGCAGCTGACAGATATGGCTTTCCTGTTTCTTGTAATAATGAAGACACCAATAATAATGGTATCTTAGATATTGGAGAAGATGTTAATGGGAATGGTCAATTAGATCCTATCAACGTCGCAGCAGTGCTCGATAAAGATGGCAATGAAGTAAACTCTAGCCAAAACTTTAATTTTACTACTGACCAATTTGGTAAAGTTGATTTCTCGATACGCTATCCAAAAGAGTATGCAGAATGGTATAAAGCAAAAGTTACCGTTAATACTAGCGTAGATGGTAGTGAGTCACAGCAGTCTCGTACTATAGGTTTCCCAGTTCTAATAGATGATGTTGATATTAGTGAGCCAATACGTCCTAACTGGGTTAGTCCATTTGGGATTTACAATACTTGTTTTGAAGCCAACTAG
- the htpG gene encoding molecular chaperone HtpG encodes MSEQTPVDNQKVDSINVNKSSPELKKHTFEAEVAQLLHLVTHSLYSNSDIFVRELVSNASDACDKLRFEATNDDSLYEDDGELKIRIAVDEDSKTITFTDNGIGMNEADAIENLGTIAKSGTKAFLDKLSESQKQDGQLIGQFGVGFYSGFIVADTISVESRKAGEPADKGVRWVSDGTGSFTVEPITKETRGTAITLHLKEQYSEGEDSYLDRGKIKRLVNKYSDHISLPIQMRKEVWQEDVKEDENDDAPASGEMVLTDEWETINKASALWTRTASEIEDEEYIDFYRNITYDMDAPLAWTHNRVEGRVQYTQLLYIPKKAPVDLYTREQQHGLKLYVKRVFIMDEAEQLLPMYLRFVKGVIDSADLPLNVSRELLQESRDVKSIRDGNARRILTLLASLANSEDSDKQEKFAQFYAEFGDVIKEGVGEDMGNQERIAKLLRYATSTQDSVTTSFEDYKARMKESQKAIYYLTADNLAAAKNSPQLELFKKKGIEVILMTSRVDEWAMNFLTSFDETPLQNIAKGAVDLGDLQDEAEKAEAEKAQETMKPVVDKLKAALGERAKDVKVSTRLVDSPACLVVGEGELSPQMIQMLKQMGQDVPESKPTLEVNPDHPLIKKLETSEQSDVDFDKLAQVIFDQALLADGGQLDDPAAYLKRVNELLMR; translated from the coding sequence ATGAGTGAACAGACCCCAGTTGACAACCAAAAAGTTGATAGCATCAATGTTAATAAAAGCAGCCCTGAATTAAAAAAACATACCTTTGAGGCGGAAGTAGCGCAACTGCTACATCTAGTGACCCATTCGCTTTATTCTAATTCTGATATCTTTGTGCGTGAGCTGGTTTCAAACGCCTCTGATGCCTGTGATAAATTGCGCTTTGAAGCGACCAATGATGACAGTCTTTATGAAGACGATGGCGAGCTAAAAATTCGCATTGCTGTCGATGAAGATTCCAAAACCATCACCTTTACCGATAATGGTATCGGCATGAACGAAGCTGATGCCATCGAAAACTTGGGTACGATTGCCAAGTCCGGTACCAAAGCATTTTTAGACAAGCTGTCTGAATCACAAAAGCAAGATGGTCAATTAATCGGACAGTTTGGGGTTGGCTTCTATTCAGGTTTTATCGTTGCTGACACGATTAGCGTCGAATCACGCAAAGCGGGCGAACCTGCGGATAAAGGTGTACGCTGGGTATCTGATGGTACCGGTAGCTTTACCGTTGAGCCTATCACGAAAGAAACTCGTGGCACCGCCATTACTTTGCATTTAAAAGAGCAATATAGTGAGGGTGAAGACAGCTATTTAGACCGTGGCAAAATTAAGCGCTTGGTCAATAAATACTCAGACCATATCAGCTTGCCGATTCAGATGCGTAAAGAAGTTTGGCAAGAAGATGTCAAAGAAGATGAGAACGACGACGCACCTGCTAGTGGCGAGATGGTATTGACCGATGAATGGGAAACTATCAATAAAGCCAGCGCGCTATGGACACGTACGGCATCTGAGATTGAAGATGAAGAGTATATCGATTTTTATAGAAATATCACCTATGACATGGATGCGCCACTAGCATGGACGCATAACCGTGTCGAAGGTCGCGTTCAGTATACGCAGTTATTGTATATTCCGAAAAAAGCCCCTGTCGATTTGTACACTCGTGAGCAGCAGCATGGTCTAAAGCTATACGTGAAGCGCGTCTTTATTATGGATGAAGCTGAGCAATTATTGCCAATGTACCTGCGTTTCGTGAAAGGGGTGATTGATTCAGCAGACTTGCCATTGAACGTCAGCCGAGAGCTATTACAAGAGTCGCGTGATGTAAAATCAATCCGTGATGGTAACGCGCGTCGTATTTTGACTTTGCTAGCCAGTCTAGCCAACAGTGAAGACAGTGATAAGCAAGAAAAATTCGCGCAGTTCTACGCTGAATTTGGTGATGTCATCAAAGAAGGCGTTGGCGAAGACATGGGCAATCAAGAACGTATTGCCAAATTGCTCCGCTATGCGACCAGTACTCAGGATAGTGTGACGACCAGCTTTGAAGACTATAAAGCGCGTATGAAAGAGAGTCAAAAAGCCATTTATTATCTAACAGCTGACAATCTAGCGGCTGCTAAAAATAGCCCACAACTTGAGCTGTTCAAAAAGAAAGGCATCGAAGTTATCTTGATGACTAGCCGTGTTGATGAGTGGGCGATGAACTTCTTGACCTCATTTGATGAGACACCGCTACAAAACATCGCCAAAGGTGCCGTTGATTTGGGCGACTTGCAAGACGAAGCCGAAAAAGCGGAAGCTGAAAAAGCGCAAGAAACCATGAAGCCAGTCGTTGATAAACTTAAAGCAGCGTTAGGCGAACGTGCCAAAGACGTTAAAGTATCGACGCGTTTGGTTGATAGTCCTGCCTGCCTAGTCGTTGGGGAAGGTGAGCTATCACCACAAATGATTCAGATGCTGAAGCAAATGGGTCAAGATGTGCCAGAGAGTAAGCCGACGTTAGAGGTCAACCCTGATCATCCATTGATTAAAAAGTTAGAGACTAGCGAGCAATCTGACGTCGATTTTGATAAATTGGCGCAAGTAATTTTTGACCAAGCGTTGTTAGCAGATGGCGGTCAGTTAGATGATCCAGCCGCTTATCTAAAACGTGTGAATGAGCTTTTGATGAGATAG
- the rpmB gene encoding 50S ribosomal protein L28, whose product MSRVCQVTGKRPMVGNNVSHANNKTRRRFLPNLHNHRFWVESENRFVRLRVSTKGMRTIDKLGIDKVLADMRAQGQKV is encoded by the coding sequence ATGTCTCGAGTTTGCCAAGTGACTGGAAAGCGCCCTATGGTGGGTAATAATGTTTCGCACGCAAACAACAAAACCCGTCGTCGCTTTCTACCAAACCTTCATAACCATCGTTTTTGGGTAGAGTCTGAAAATCGTTTTGTACGTCTACGTGTGTCTACCAAAGGTATGCGCACTATTGACAAACTTGGTATCGATAAAGTGTTAGCAGATATGCGCGCACAAGGTCAAAAAGTATAA
- a CDS encoding C13 family peptidase, producing the protein MSLASLKTVSLQRFSLNFAANIIATLWMLVGSTRAFSWVKPTFIQFAVFALLALGSNVLFSWLAAENGSIFNEQGLVSYLIWPMIILLGGIILARRSGNQTLVFVPVVLWLVADTLSALLQSLVQFLGSYGWLPDWSYSLLPILFLVLFLWQTLALLWIFSRRLRIPWWERVIVLVGAVALLTIWQRNVADQPIFKQIPVEPVLAEAALYEQPRLLQQALNSIDPSTSGKTDWYFMGVAGFSGQDVFRSEINKVRELFDVRFGTSGHSLSLINNTYSWLDEPIATKTSILRGLKKIGQQMNADEDVLFLTLSSHGNENIIQLANPPLAMENLDAAWLREALDASGIRWRVIVVSACYSGSFIDELASPTTVVITASAVDKASFGCTNTAEMTYFGQAFFAESLRSNTSFESAFKDARLRVNERESAMGFEPSEPQMVIGSLMETALPAFEQVLFDKTRPPVASIINDSDSIAINIAEDSASGQPVANTAITAN; encoded by the coding sequence TTGTCACTTGCGTCGTTAAAAACCGTATCGCTTCAGCGTTTTTCGCTCAATTTCGCTGCCAATATTATTGCAACCTTGTGGATGCTAGTGGGGTCGACGCGCGCGTTTTCTTGGGTAAAACCTACCTTTATCCAGTTTGCCGTATTTGCACTATTGGCACTCGGTAGTAATGTACTGTTTTCTTGGTTAGCCGCGGAAAATGGCAGTATCTTTAATGAGCAAGGGTTGGTCAGCTACTTGATTTGGCCGATGATAATTTTATTGGGCGGCATCATTTTGGCACGGCGTTCTGGCAATCAAACGTTGGTGTTTGTGCCCGTGGTATTGTGGTTAGTGGCTGATACCTTATCTGCATTATTACAAAGTTTGGTGCAGTTTTTGGGCAGTTATGGTTGGTTGCCAGATTGGAGCTATTCACTTTTACCCATACTGTTTTTGGTGCTGTTTTTATGGCAGACCTTGGCGTTATTATGGATTTTTTCTCGTCGTCTACGCATACCGTGGTGGGAGCGGGTCATTGTATTGGTAGGTGCAGTCGCACTGTTGACGATTTGGCAGCGTAATGTCGCGGACCAGCCTATATTTAAGCAGATTCCTGTAGAGCCTGTTTTAGCAGAAGCAGCATTATATGAGCAACCTCGTTTGTTACAGCAAGCATTAAATAGTATCGATCCCAGTACTTCAGGCAAGACCGACTGGTATTTTATGGGTGTGGCAGGATTCTCTGGCCAAGATGTTTTTCGCTCTGAGATTAATAAAGTGCGTGAGCTATTCGATGTGCGTTTTGGCACTAGTGGACATTCACTCTCGTTGATCAACAATACTTATAGTTGGCTTGATGAGCCAATCGCTACCAAAACCAGCATTCTGCGTGGATTAAAGAAAATTGGTCAGCAGATGAATGCCGATGAGGATGTGTTATTCCTAACCTTGTCTTCACACGGCAACGAAAATATCATTCAATTAGCAAATCCACCATTAGCAATGGAGAATCTAGACGCCGCATGGTTACGGGAGGCGCTAGACGCTTCAGGTATTCGCTGGCGGGTGATTGTGGTATCTGCCTGCTATTCAGGCTCATTTATCGATGAATTGGCCTCTCCAACCACGGTGGTGATTACCGCATCAGCGGTGGATAAGGCATCGTTTGGCTGTACCAATACTGCTGAGATGACCTATTTTGGGCAAGCGTTTTTTGCTGAAAGCCTGCGTAGCAATACTAGTTTTGAATCTGCCTTTAAAGATGCCCGTTTGCGTGTGAATGAGCGTGAAAGTGCGATGGGTTTTGAACCATCAGAGCCGCAGATGGTGATTGGTAGTCTGATGGAGACTGCTTTGCCAGCATTTGAACAAGTATTGTTTGATAAAACTCGACCACCAGTCGCCAGCATTATTAATGACAGTGATTCTATCGCCATTAATATCGCAGAGGATAGTGCTTCTGGTCAGCCAGTGGCTAATACTGCGATCACTGCCAATTAA
- a CDS encoding catalase, translated as MSDKKCPYAPTQLTMGNGAPVADNQNSMTAGKRGPLLAQDVWLNEKLGNFVREVIPERRMHAKGSGAFGTFTVTNDITNYTRADIFNEVGKQTEMFARFSTVAGERGAADAERDIRGFALKFYTEEGNWDMVGNNTPVFFLRDPRKFPDLNKAVKRDPRTNMRSATNNWDFWTLLPEALHQVTIVMSDRGLPASYRNMHGFGSHTYSFWNEAKERFWVKFHFRTQQGIKNLTDAEAAEVVGSDRESHQKDLYDAIENGDFPKWKMYVQIMPEAEADTVPYHPFDLTKVWPKGDYPLIEVGEFELNKNSDNYFVDVEQAAFAPSNLVPGISVSPDKMLQNRLVNYADAQRYRVGVNHQQIPVNKPRCPVMSNHRDGQGRVDDNYGSRPHYEPNSFSQWQEQPDYAEPPLKIDGYAAHYDFREDDSDYFSQPRALFNLMSAEQQQVLFENTANNMAGVPDFIQYRHIRNCNWCDAAYGAGVAKALGLTVEDAMNARESDPALHLPSCL; from the coding sequence ATGAGCGATAAAAAATGCCCTTACGCACCGACCCAATTGACCATGGGCAATGGCGCACCAGTGGCAGACAATCAAAACAGCATGACCGCTGGCAAACGCGGCCCATTATTGGCGCAAGATGTTTGGCTCAATGAAAAGTTAGGAAATTTCGTCCGTGAAGTGATTCCAGAGCGCCGTATGCACGCCAAAGGTTCTGGCGCATTTGGTACTTTTACCGTGACCAATGACATCACTAATTATACCCGTGCGGATATCTTTAACGAAGTGGGTAAACAGACTGAAATGTTTGCGCGCTTTAGTACCGTCGCAGGTGAGCGCGGCGCGGCTGATGCCGAGCGCGACATTCGCGGCTTTGCTTTGAAATTCTACACCGAAGAAGGTAACTGGGACATGGTGGGAAATAATACACCTGTGTTCTTCTTACGTGATCCGCGCAAATTCCCAGATTTAAACAAAGCGGTCAAACGTGATCCACGTACCAATATGCGTTCGGCGACCAACAACTGGGACTTTTGGACTTTATTACCTGAAGCCTTACATCAAGTTACTATCGTTATGAGTGATCGCGGTCTGCCAGCCTCGTACAGAAATATGCATGGTTTTGGCTCGCACACGTATAGTTTTTGGAACGAAGCCAAAGAACGTTTTTGGGTAAAATTCCATTTCCGCACGCAACAAGGCATTAAGAACTTGACCGATGCAGAAGCGGCAGAGGTGGTTGGTTCTGATCGTGAGAGTCATCAAAAAGACTTGTACGATGCCATCGAAAATGGCGATTTCCCAAAATGGAAAATGTATGTGCAAATCATGCCAGAAGCTGAGGCGGATACCGTTCCTTATCATCCGTTTGACTTGACCAAAGTATGGCCAAAAGGTGATTATCCACTGATTGAAGTGGGTGAGTTTGAATTAAATAAAAACTCTGACAACTACTTTGTCGATGTGGAACAAGCTGCATTTGCCCCAAGTAATTTGGTACCGGGTATCAGCGTTTCACCAGATAAAATGCTACAAAACCGCTTGGTTAACTATGCTGATGCTCAGCGTTATCGTGTCGGTGTCAATCACCAACAGATTCCGGTAAATAAGCCGCGTTGCCCTGTGATGAGCAATCATCGTGATGGTCAAGGCCGTGTCGATGATAACTATGGCAGTCGCCCGCATTATGAGCCAAACAGCTTTAGCCAGTGGCAAGAGCAGCCTGATTATGCTGAGCCACCATTAAAAATTGACGGCTATGCGGCGCATTATGATTTCCGTGAAGATGATAGCGATTATTTTAGCCAACCTCGCGCATTGTTTAATTTGATGAGTGCTGAGCAACAACAAGTGCTATTTGAAAACACAGCGAATAATATGGCTGGTGTGCCGGACTTTATTCAATATCGCCACATTCGCAACTGTAACTGGTGTGATGCCGCTTATGGCGCAGGTGTTGCCAAAGCACTAGGCTTAACGGTTGAAGATGCGATGAATGCTCGTGAGTCAGATCCAGCGCTGCATTTGCCTAGCTGCTTATAA
- a CDS encoding TIGR03643 family protein — protein MATVVNESGDKVLDDAQISRVIEMAWEDRTPFAAIEHSYGLNEAGVIKLMRQTLKPSSFRLWRQRVSNRATKHQAKRGFDVGRAYCKTQYKQR, from the coding sequence ATCGCAACTGTAGTCAATGAGTCGGGTGATAAAGTGCTAGATGACGCGCAAATCTCACGAGTAATAGAAATGGCGTGGGAGGACAGAACACCGTTTGCGGCGATAGAGCATAGCTATGGTCTCAATGAAGCAGGCGTGATTAAGCTGATGCGCCAAACGCTAAAGCCGTCATCTTTTCGCTTATGGCGTCAGCGTGTCAGTAATCGCGCGACCAAACATCAAGCTAAGCGAGGCTTCGATGTCGGTCGTGCTTATTGCAAAACCCAGTATAAGCAGCGCTAG
- the fghA gene encoding S-formylglutathione hydrolase, translated as MNNSYKHSLSTNSKITQISVNRCFDGEQHYYSHQSLSTKTPMTFSIYLPDEALAGRRCPAILYLSGLTCNADNVTHKAHFQQKCSELGMIFIAPDTSPRSSDDSDVPNDDRYFVGQGASYYVDATQAPWSEHFNMQSYIVDELYDLLRSEFPIDSIGVTGHSMGGHGALLLGFKFPGKFVSVSALSPVCAASESAWGQAAYTEYFGDDKSRWAQADAAQMIEKSGQQYASILVDQGAADNFLAEGQLQTTQLQLACDKANQPLTLRYQAGHDHSYYFIQTVINDHIEHHWRMAQMS; from the coding sequence ATGAACAACTCTTATAAACACAGTTTATCTACCAACTCAAAAATCACGCAGATCAGCGTCAACCGCTGTTTCGATGGTGAGCAGCATTACTATAGCCATCAATCATTATCGACCAAAACGCCGATGACCTTTAGCATTTATCTGCCAGATGAAGCGCTTGCTGGTCGTCGCTGCCCTGCGATTCTATACTTATCAGGTCTCACTTGTAATGCTGATAACGTCACCCACAAAGCGCATTTTCAGCAAAAATGTAGCGAGCTTGGTATGATATTTATCGCCCCTGATACATCACCTCGAAGTAGTGATGACAGCGATGTGCCAAACGACGACCGCTATTTTGTCGGTCAGGGTGCCAGCTATTACGTCGATGCGACGCAAGCACCTTGGTCAGAGCATTTTAATATGCAAAGCTACATCGTTGATGAGTTATATGACTTGTTACGCTCAGAATTTCCTATTGATAGTATCGGCGTGACAGGGCATTCGATGGGCGGTCACGGAGCATTACTATTGGGCTTTAAGTTTCCAGGCAAGTTTGTGAGTGTCTCAGCTTTATCGCCTGTGTGCGCGGCCAGTGAGTCGGCATGGGGGCAAGCCGCTTATACAGAATACTTCGGCGATGATAAATCTCGATGGGCGCAGGCAGATGCTGCGCAGATGATTGAAAAATCAGGGCAGCAGTATGCAAGTATCTTGGTGGATCAAGGCGCGGCTGATAATTTTTTAGCAGAGGGTCAACTGCAAACCACCCAATTGCAACTCGCTTGTGACAAAGCCAATCAGCCCTTAACCTTGCGTTATCAGGCAGGTCACGATCATAGCTACTATTTTATTCAAACGGTGATTAACGATCATATTGAACATCACTGGCGTATGGCGCAAATGAGCTAA